One genomic region from Vibrio sp. STUT-A11 encodes:
- a CDS encoding ABC transporter substrate-binding protein has protein sequence MTEISYTSIAKKKKLIRGLGLATLVAAGAAIAFISNQETSPEQVTPNKSNTLSISGPWEVSSLDPSKQGYMLTRMQVIETLLNVDGKGIITSGLASKWKSSEDGLSWYFTLQDNVTFHDGSKLDAAAVVRSLAFAQRKHGTLNKADIRSISAVSDNEIKIELSRPYAAFASLLTNYANAILSPASYDADGAVKTLYGTGPYQMESFLPPHKFTVKKFDGYWGEEAKINFATYLAGHRAESRLLQAKSGEADIVFNLEPAMLGQLKTGNEVNVHSDLIPRTMFVKVNAGHPFLNEARARKALSMAIDRASITKNVLGVPGAETTQLMPSSMSQWFIKDVRNDDFNLEQARSTLAELGWERGESGILERDGVPFKLTMITYADRPELTTVATAIQAQWAKLGVELKVDVTNSSMIPAGHQDGSLEMALIARNFGFSADPLPIISSDFANGGGDWGTMNWENAKVDSTIERLLHTDDATRAFELSQTVAKEIYQDTPVIAISSYSQHTSVNKRVKNFKFDPFERNYFINQMEIN, from the coding sequence ATGACTGAAATTTCTTATACTTCTATCGCAAAAAAGAAGAAGCTTATTCGTGGCCTGGGCTTGGCTACCTTAGTGGCAGCGGGTGCTGCTATCGCATTCATCAGTAATCAAGAGACCTCACCGGAGCAGGTTACGCCAAACAAGAGCAATACATTATCGATTAGCGGTCCTTGGGAGGTGTCCAGCTTAGACCCTTCAAAGCAGGGCTATATGTTAACTCGCATGCAGGTCATAGAAACGCTGCTCAACGTCGATGGTAAAGGGATTATTACCTCAGGATTGGCGAGTAAATGGAAAAGCAGTGAAGATGGATTATCGTGGTATTTTACTCTGCAAGACAACGTAACGTTTCATGATGGCTCCAAACTGGATGCTGCAGCGGTCGTTCGTAGTCTTGCTTTTGCCCAGCGTAAACATGGCACGCTTAACAAAGCAGACATTCGCAGCATCTCAGCGGTGAGTGACAATGAGATAAAAATCGAACTAAGCAGACCTTACGCCGCATTTGCTTCTTTGTTAACCAACTACGCCAATGCCATTTTGTCACCGGCATCTTATGACGCTGACGGTGCAGTAAAGACGCTTTACGGAACCGGACCATACCAAATGGAGAGCTTTTTGCCTCCTCACAAATTTACCGTAAAGAAGTTTGACGGTTACTGGGGTGAAGAAGCAAAAATCAACTTTGCCACTTATTTAGCGGGTCATCGTGCAGAAAGCCGATTGCTGCAAGCGAAATCTGGTGAAGCCGATATTGTCTTTAACCTAGAACCAGCGATGCTCGGGCAACTAAAAACAGGAAACGAGGTTAACGTTCACAGCGACCTGATCCCGCGAACTATGTTTGTAAAAGTGAATGCTGGTCATCCTTTCCTGAATGAAGCGAGAGCCAGAAAGGCATTGAGTATGGCCATTGATCGAGCGTCGATCACCAAAAATGTACTTGGTGTCCCTGGCGCTGAAACCACTCAGCTCATGCCAAGTTCCATGTCTCAGTGGTTTATTAAAGACGTTAGAAATGATGACTTCAATTTAGAACAGGCGCGTTCAACTTTGGCTGAATTAGGTTGGGAACGTGGAGAAAGTGGCATCCTTGAACGTGATGGTGTTCCGTTCAAACTTACTATGATCACGTACGCAGATCGTCCTGAGTTAACAACGGTTGCCACTGCGATTCAAGCACAATGGGCAAAGCTAGGTGTTGAGCTAAAAGTGGATGTCACCAACTCAAGTATGATCCCTGCTGGCCACCAAGATGGCTCACTAGAAATGGCATTGATCGCTCGTAACTTTGGTTTTAGCGCGGATCCGTTGCCGATCATCAGCTCTGATTTCGCGAACGGAGGTGGTGACTGGGGGACGATGAACTGGGAAAACGCAAAAGTGGACAGTACGATTGAACGTTTACTTCATACTGACGACGCGACACGTGCATTTGAACTAAGCCAGACAGTTGCGAAAGAAATTTATCAAGATACGCCAGTGATCGCGATTTCGAGTTATAGCCAACATACCTCAGTTAACAAACGCGTAAAAAACTTCAAATTTGACCCGTTTGAGCGTAACTACTTCATCAATCAGATGGAAATTAACTGA
- a CDS encoding ABC transporter permease gives MLLGILKKRLYQLILVAWGVGTLTFVLMRSLPGDMAYRIAASRYGQDNVDSAAADLVRQELNLDQGWFSSYVSWLGDLLQFNLGNSLVSGLPVSEVVQHQLGHSLLLAGFGIALSILVALPLGTWSANKGGLVNSLMVWFSTFTRAMPVFVLGLVLILIFAINWKWFPVAGFGTWQHLVLPSITLAVSLAAVSNRVVHSSVRNVLRSPFYTFSRVKGLSERQTFFRHGLRNMAVPIVAFVGIQLVSVIEGIVMIESLFSWPGVGHGLAHAIFARDIPVIQGCALTMGILFVLLNSIIDVLCYWIDPRGQQEK, from the coding sequence ATGTTATTGGGGATTTTAAAAAAGCGTCTGTACCAACTCATTCTGGTGGCTTGGGGCGTCGGTACACTCACATTTGTGCTTATGCGTAGCCTGCCTGGAGACATGGCGTATCGAATTGCGGCAAGTCGTTATGGTCAGGATAACGTGGACTCTGCGGCTGCTGACCTTGTGCGTCAGGAACTGAATTTAGATCAAGGGTGGTTCAGTAGTTATGTAAGCTGGCTGGGTGACCTTTTGCAATTCAACTTAGGTAATTCCCTCGTGAGTGGTTTGCCTGTAAGTGAAGTCGTCCAACACCAGCTTGGACACTCTTTGCTGCTCGCTGGATTTGGTATCGCGTTATCCATTTTGGTTGCGCTTCCTCTCGGAACCTGGTCAGCAAACAAGGGTGGGCTGGTCAATTCGCTTATGGTTTGGTTCTCGACGTTTACCCGAGCGATGCCGGTATTTGTACTTGGATTGGTGCTGATTCTTATTTTCGCAATCAATTGGAAATGGTTCCCTGTCGCGGGGTTTGGTACCTGGCAGCACTTGGTTTTGCCAAGCATTACCTTAGCTGTCAGTTTGGCCGCCGTTTCTAATCGAGTTGTACATAGCAGCGTTAGAAACGTTTTGCGATCTCCATTTTACACATTCTCGCGAGTTAAAGGGCTAAGCGAAAGACAAACTTTCTTCCGCCATGGGTTACGGAATATGGCCGTTCCCATTGTGGCGTTTGTCGGTATTCAGCTAGTCAGCGTGATCGAAGGCATCGTTATGATTGAGTCTTTGTTCTCTTGGCCGGGTGTTGGTCATGGTCTCGCACACGCGATTTTCGCGCGTGATATTCCCGTTATTCAAGGTTGTGCGCTGACAATGGGCATTCTATTTGTGCTCCTCAATAGTATTATTGATGTGCTGTGCTACTGGATTGATCCAAGAGGTCAGCAAGAAAAATGA
- a CDS encoding ABC transporter permease: protein MMKQFTLNQKLGLLLLLGLFSFSLFVGWLSPYSIDEQNLSIRLLPPSGEHWFGTDHFGRDMMTRLASAIGLSFTLSVLCVISSSTLGVAFGVCSAWAGGRVEQGLDIVVNILLALPGLVLVLLLSAIAPGSFLVMYLAISLVQWVEYYRVTRAITRTVIDSPERQVSMMMGFGKWYQFKRHIWPALSASVFTMAAFGGANAILMMASLGFVAVGIQPPLAELGLMSVELFPFYVDAPWILAQPLLVVALLVLGFHLIAGASRESLNSTD, encoded by the coding sequence ATGATGAAACAATTTACATTAAATCAAAAGCTCGGATTATTACTCTTACTTGGCTTGTTTAGCTTTTCGCTTTTTGTTGGATGGTTGTCTCCATACTCCATTGACGAGCAAAACCTTTCTATTCGATTATTGCCACCAAGCGGTGAACACTGGTTTGGTACCGATCATTTTGGCCGAGATATGATGACGCGCCTTGCGAGCGCGATTGGCTTATCTTTTACGCTGAGTGTGTTGTGTGTCATCAGTTCTTCGACGTTGGGCGTTGCCTTTGGTGTTTGTTCAGCATGGGCTGGCGGCCGAGTAGAGCAGGGGCTCGATATTGTCGTCAATATTTTACTCGCGCTGCCTGGGTTAGTATTAGTTCTTCTGTTGTCAGCCATAGCGCCGGGATCATTCTTAGTAATGTATCTGGCGATTTCACTGGTTCAATGGGTTGAGTATTACCGAGTAACAAGAGCGATTACTCGCACTGTCATCGATAGCCCGGAGCGACAAGTATCGATGATGATGGGATTTGGTAAATGGTATCAATTCAAACGTCATATCTGGCCGGCACTTTCAGCATCAGTCTTTACTATGGCGGCGTTTGGCGGTGCGAATGCCATTCTAATGATGGCTTCGTTAGGCTTTGTCGCAGTCGGTATTCAGCCGCCGCTTGCTGAACTGGGGCTGATGAGTGTCGAACTCTTCCCGTTCTACGTTGATGCGCCTTGGATATTAGCTCAGCCGTTACTGGTTGTTGCGTTGTTGGTATTGGGCTTTCATTTAATAGCAGGAGCGAGCCGTGAATCTCTTAATTCAACTGACTGA
- a CDS encoding ATP-binding cassette domain-containing protein encodes MNLLIQLTDLSIKAKDVELLEPLSLKLYQDKPVTILGQTGSGKSLLAQAVIGLLPSSLSQYGTVEVFGKKQDQRSLVKLWGSEITMLPQEPWRALDPLMPAYRQVAEVYECVQGLDEETAFHRAIDDLENIGLKNSAHKRPGQLSGGMAQRLAVTAATSGGAKLILADEPTKGLDVSRRDDIVRLLIQSAKGGGLLTITHDIDVARQIGGDIIVMKKGVVVEQGTAEQVLNYPQHEYTQALIGADPKHWNEREKNLLTDTPVLKVDNLSVGRGNTVLSQGINFTIHEGEVIGVVGDSGCGKSTLGDTLLGLLPALDGTVTKLAPNTMTYQWLKLFQDPPAAFTSSVTLGVLLDDLVKLHKIDRKRIPPLMDKLKLAPELLERSSTGVSGGELQRFAILRALLLDPVFLFADEPTSRLDPIIAQEVTDLLVDLAKEQGCALLLVSHDPNLIEKCCDTVISLN; translated from the coding sequence GTGAATCTCTTAATTCAACTGACTGATTTATCGATCAAAGCAAAAGATGTCGAGCTTCTCGAGCCGCTTTCGTTGAAGCTTTATCAGGACAAGCCTGTCACTATTCTTGGTCAGACTGGCTCAGGCAAAAGTTTGTTAGCGCAGGCCGTGATCGGTCTATTACCAAGCTCACTGTCACAATACGGAACCGTTGAAGTCTTTGGGAAAAAACAGGATCAACGCTCTCTGGTAAAACTGTGGGGAAGTGAGATCACTATGCTCCCTCAGGAGCCTTGGCGCGCACTTGACCCATTAATGCCCGCATACAGACAAGTGGCTGAGGTTTATGAATGCGTTCAGGGTCTGGATGAAGAGACGGCTTTTCATCGAGCCATAGATGACTTGGAGAACATCGGGCTTAAAAACAGTGCTCATAAACGACCGGGGCAGTTGTCGGGCGGTATGGCTCAGCGCTTAGCGGTCACTGCTGCAACGTCGGGTGGGGCTAAGCTGATATTGGCTGATGAACCAACAAAAGGTCTGGATGTCAGCCGTCGAGATGATATCGTTCGTCTGTTGATCCAAAGTGCTAAGGGTGGTGGTTTACTAACCATCACTCACGATATTGATGTTGCACGCCAAATAGGTGGTGACATCATTGTGATGAAAAAAGGCGTCGTTGTTGAACAGGGTACGGCAGAGCAAGTGTTGAATTACCCTCAGCACGAGTACACGCAAGCGTTAATTGGCGCGGATCCAAAGCATTGGAATGAGAGAGAGAAAAACTTACTCACTGATACCCCAGTGCTGAAGGTAGACAACCTTTCGGTTGGACGCGGTAATACAGTGCTTTCTCAAGGAATCAATTTTACGATTCATGAAGGGGAAGTGATTGGCGTCGTTGGTGATAGTGGTTGCGGAAAAAGTACACTTGGGGACACCTTGCTTGGCTTATTACCTGCGTTAGACGGTACGGTAACGAAGCTGGCACCTAATACTATGACTTATCAATGGCTTAAGTTGTTTCAGGATCCTCCCGCAGCGTTTACGTCTAGTGTGACGCTTGGTGTGCTTTTGGATGATTTGGTCAAGCTGCACAAGATAGACCGAAAACGCATTCCACCATTGATGGATAAACTGAAACTTGCTCCTGAACTACTAGAGAGGAGCAGTACTGGAGTTTCTGGTGGGGAATTACAGCGATTTGCTATTCTTAGAGCTTTATTACTGGATCCGGTATTTTTGTTCGCAGATGAGCCAACCTCAAGACTCGATCCGATTATTGCTCAAGAAGTGACTGACTTATTGGTTGACCTAGCAAAAGAGCAGGGATGTGCGCTGCTGCTAGTCAGTCATGATCCAAACCTGATTGAAAAGTGTTGCGATACTGTGATTAGCTTGAATTAA
- a CDS encoding helix-turn-helix domain-containing protein: MNNNNIQVSISDEGGSYFIIVDKVKYKCSYAESVILASLLKNKETFFTKEELAEIGWPNKLVSKNSVPVAIANIRKILKQHTNLDVITNEKNKGYSVLINKVELSSSDVANDIATEDQEHSEREDGTNSDEPLEEVKVALPATETKFGTHSIKTWLSKGIGFPLLIINIVIVMFFIFKDSNTPELPKFNVINGNDYIAVFPEKDREKFTTLFKDRINSDVKSINISSLEDKVSVAVKSSKSVLFMNKIVDRLVVDCLLNDELLSYSGNDVNTIINELKIRGCKI, translated from the coding sequence ATGAATAATAACAACATACAGGTGAGCATTAGTGATGAAGGCGGCAGTTACTTCATTATTGTTGATAAAGTAAAATATAAGTGCTCCTATGCCGAGTCTGTAATCCTAGCTAGTTTGTTGAAAAACAAAGAAACATTCTTTACTAAGGAAGAGCTGGCTGAGATTGGGTGGCCAAACAAATTAGTTTCAAAAAATTCAGTACCAGTGGCCATCGCTAACATCAGAAAGATCCTTAAGCAACATACCAACCTGGACGTTATCACTAATGAAAAAAACAAAGGCTATAGCGTTCTAATAAACAAAGTTGAGCTTTCAAGTAGTGACGTAGCCAACGACATCGCAACTGAGGATCAAGAACACTCCGAGAGGGAAGATGGAACAAACAGTGACGAGCCATTAGAAGAAGTAAAAGTCGCGCTGCCCGCTACCGAAACTAAATTCGGGACTCATTCTATTAAAACATGGCTGTCGAAGGGAATAGGTTTCCCTCTTCTTATCATTAATATCGTAATTGTCATGTTTTTTATTTTTAAGGATAGTAATACTCCAGAATTACCAAAATTTAACGTTATTAATGGAAATGATTATATTGCAGTCTTTCCAGAAAAAGATAGAGAAAAGTTCACGACACTATTCAAAGATAGAATTAATTCTGATGTAAAAAGCATTAATATATCTAGTCTTGAGGACAAAGTCTCTGTCGCAGTCAAAAGTAGCAAAAGCGTATTATTCATGAATAAAATAGTTGATAGACTTGTAGTCGACTGCTTACTAAATGATGAACTACTCTCCTATTCTGGCAATGATGTAAACACGATTATTAATGAATTGAAAATTAGAGGGTGCAAAATATGA
- a CDS encoding DUF3466 family protein — protein MKALKISSVTLLIITSAQSSAALYQVIEVTPDTSFSYESAYGVAIQPATVTSESDNCFESSYVEGDGISCSAYMLAGETRLSEPSEGKAVDGLSYRDETPFGIDNRFMYVQDQDDFENYCDAQLLYATCESWAELHWAQWGNEISGSTEPNSIAFLGDYETGTTYDESYNIVINSLTEDAEPVGILHDLGNVTSYMRNYTQALDDANPITDSYLQSRAWKTNGDYTVGSVSTSASNDYGDFYSSKAALWSSSLGSLVELDWASSVSDTAVYKNRTAQGSLRDFVIVDNTLYGVGYNTYVHDSYYYFMEATVFSVDLESDAFDTDNWETKKISGAGVESSDDYIYSNTLLTGVNSNLVAIGESKRSGSYPYENAASNRMYVVDDISEDSLSASYLSGGIFFDGVGGKARAINNFNEIVGQVDAENTNESSGKPRRKRGFIYPYDGEGTNDTRSARLSEQAWWLDDLTNGGDYSDDNNQYRIIDASGINDAGVISATALKCDSGYDDTSHFATCGDGEVDEETVAVKLVPIVGATSDDIAARSDETSTTSSRSGGSLNYFLLFTLFALFGYRGFSNGVFPRSKEQST, from the coding sequence ATGAAAGCGCTAAAAATTTCTAGTGTTACTTTGTTGATAATAACGTCTGCTCAGTCCTCAGCTGCATTGTACCAAGTCATTGAAGTCACTCCTGACACAAGCTTTAGCTACGAAAGTGCTTACGGTGTCGCGATTCAACCGGCTACAGTAACCAGCGAAAGTGATAACTGTTTTGAATCGTCGTATGTGGAAGGGGATGGAATCTCGTGCTCAGCTTATATGTTAGCGGGAGAAACGCGCCTAAGTGAGCCAAGTGAAGGTAAGGCTGTTGACGGCCTGAGTTATCGTGACGAAACGCCATTTGGTATCGATAACCGTTTTATGTACGTTCAGGATCAAGATGATTTTGAAAACTACTGCGATGCCCAACTTTTATACGCAACGTGTGAATCATGGGCTGAGTTACATTGGGCGCAGTGGGGCAATGAAATCAGCGGAAGTACAGAGCCAAACTCGATTGCGTTCCTTGGTGATTACGAAACGGGTACCACTTACGACGAAAGCTACAACATCGTAATTAACTCATTAACTGAAGACGCTGAACCCGTGGGTATTCTGCATGATTTGGGAAATGTAACCAGTTATATGCGAAATTATACCCAAGCCTTAGACGACGCAAACCCAATCACGGATTCTTATCTTCAATCTAGAGCCTGGAAGACAAACGGCGACTACACCGTAGGTAGTGTGTCGACAAGCGCATCGAATGATTACGGTGATTTCTATTCGTCAAAAGCTGCGCTGTGGAGTTCGTCTTTAGGTTCGTTAGTTGAGCTGGACTGGGCAAGTTCGGTGTCTGATACTGCGGTCTATAAAAACAGAACCGCTCAGGGCAGCTTAAGAGATTTCGTGATTGTGGATAATACTCTTTATGGCGTGGGTTATAATACGTACGTACATGATTCTTATTACTACTTCATGGAAGCAACGGTGTTTTCTGTTGACTTAGAGAGCGATGCTTTTGATACAGATAACTGGGAAACAAAGAAAATTTCCGGAGCTGGCGTAGAAAGTAGCGATGATTACATCTACAGCAATACTTTGCTAACTGGCGTAAACAGTAATTTAGTCGCTATTGGTGAATCAAAACGTTCTGGTAGCTACCCTTATGAAAACGCCGCGTCGAATCGAATGTATGTCGTCGACGATATATCAGAGGATTCCTTATCGGCGAGCTACTTGAGTGGTGGTATATTCTTTGACGGTGTCGGAGGCAAAGCGCGAGCTATCAATAATTTCAATGAAATTGTTGGGCAAGTGGATGCCGAAAATACTAACGAGAGCAGCGGTAAACCAAGACGAAAGCGTGGCTTTATCTACCCATATGACGGTGAAGGCACCAACGATACACGTAGTGCAAGGTTGAGTGAGCAAGCTTGGTGGTTAGATGATTTGACCAATGGTGGTGATTATTCAGATGATAATAACCAGTACCGAATCATTGATGCATCAGGAATTAATGACGCCGGCGTCATCTCTGCGACTGCACTTAAGTGTGATTCTGGCTACGACGATACCAGTCACTTCGCAACCTGTGGTGATGGCGAGGTCGATGAAGAAACCGTTGCAGTTAAACTCGTACCAATCGTAGGCGCTACATCTGATGATATTGCAGCGCGGAGTGATGAAACATCGACTACTTCAAGCCGTTCAGGTGGAAGCTTAAACTATTTCTTATTGTTTACTCTATTTGCTTTGTTTGGATATCGTGGTTTCTCCAATGGAGTGTTCCCACGAAGCAAAGAACAGTCAACATAA
- a CDS encoding ATP-binding protein: MRISLFQKLFSALLLSSALVIVIMALQINASFKDGFQQYLNQEEIAKASLLSERASQYYSQSQDWSRFKDSPHWWADFLMLSGEMPPPRDDMLPPGKRQPSWHGNPLKDPMMSPLSARLNLLDADGRALFGHAENLNVKKGMHLHKVEIVFDGSVVGYISILQSDSFNNHLADQFLKSQTTNLMIMSFAAICVSLLFALVFVRYLLTPLRALHQGANAVRDGNLSYQVEYHSNDEIADVTQAFNHLVDSLKTQEEMRERWLSDISHELRTPLAVLRGELEALQDGIRRPEPAYIQSLHQQVLTLAQLVEDLRASAKADIKLHLKKESVNVKNGVDNVLVSHLNRFEKKSLSLEIDLNIDSDVYIHADRQKLSQVLNNLLENSYRYTDTGGKVKVYLGQEQNSVLLAIEDSSPGVPSDALPKLCERLFRVDQSRSRAYGGSGLGLSICKNIIQAHNGELKLEHSELGGLKVSVRLPTE, from the coding sequence GTGCGTATTTCCCTGTTTCAAAAACTGTTTTCTGCATTACTGCTAAGTAGTGCCTTAGTTATCGTGATCATGGCACTACAAATTAACGCCAGTTTTAAAGATGGCTTTCAGCAGTATTTGAATCAGGAAGAAATTGCCAAAGCGAGTTTATTGTCGGAGCGGGCAAGTCAATATTACTCTCAGTCACAAGACTGGTCGCGCTTTAAGGACTCCCCTCATTGGTGGGCGGATTTTCTGATGTTGTCTGGTGAAATGCCGCCACCCAGAGATGACATGCTTCCACCTGGCAAACGCCAACCATCATGGCACGGGAATCCCCTTAAAGATCCCATGATGTCACCACTGAGTGCAAGATTGAACTTGTTAGATGCCGATGGACGTGCGTTATTTGGCCACGCAGAAAATCTTAACGTTAAAAAAGGGATGCATCTACATAAAGTAGAAATTGTCTTTGACGGAAGTGTAGTCGGCTATATCTCAATCCTACAAAGCGATTCATTCAACAATCATTTGGCTGACCAATTCTTAAAGTCTCAAACCACTAACCTGATGATCATGAGCTTTGCTGCCATCTGTGTGAGTTTGCTCTTTGCGCTCGTGTTTGTGCGTTATCTTTTAACGCCCTTGCGAGCACTGCATCAGGGTGCGAATGCGGTACGAGATGGCAACCTCAGCTATCAGGTTGAATACCACAGCAATGACGAAATCGCAGATGTAACTCAAGCATTTAATCACTTGGTAGACTCTTTGAAAACTCAAGAAGAGATGCGTGAAAGATGGCTGTCAGATATTTCTCACGAGTTGCGCACACCATTAGCTGTGCTTCGAGGCGAGCTTGAAGCTCTTCAAGATGGGATTCGTCGTCCTGAACCTGCTTATATTCAATCTTTACATCAACAAGTTCTGACTTTGGCTCAGTTAGTGGAAGATTTACGTGCCTCTGCAAAAGCAGACATCAAGCTTCATCTGAAAAAAGAAAGCGTGAATGTAAAAAACGGCGTCGATAATGTTCTCGTTAGTCACTTAAACCGCTTTGAAAAAAAATCTCTTAGCTTAGAAATAGATTTAAACATCGACTCGGATGTTTACATCCATGCCGACAGACAGAAGCTGAGCCAGGTGTTGAACAACTTATTAGAAAACAGCTATCGTTACACAGATACAGGTGGGAAGGTAAAAGTCTATTTGGGACAGGAACAAAACTCAGTTTTACTTGCCATAGAAGACAGCTCACCAGGTGTGCCAAGTGATGCGTTGCCCAAGCTTTGTGAACGACTGTTCCGAGTTGATCAATCGCGTAGTCGAGCTTATGGTGGCTCGGGACTTGGGTTATCCATATGTAAAAATATCATTCAGGCTCATAACGGTGAGCTAAAACTCGAACATTCCGAGCTAGGTGGCTTGAAAGTTTCTGTGCGTTTACCCACCGAATAG